A genomic stretch from Theobroma cacao cultivar B97-61/B2 chromosome 4, Criollo_cocoa_genome_V2, whole genome shotgun sequence includes:
- the LOC18602549 gene encoding putative NAC domain-containing protein 94: protein MVPMGFKFCPTDEELIQILIQKVSGNVMAPFDFIVERNIYKLEPQDLQWIQSAALNNNERYYYCKRESDSREVSGRGWWKATSHVKTISANGRVVGYKRPLTFHRFRDNGRKRKGAIKTDWIMHEYALHSIPTDWRLCKIKYKGKERLEEDMENIRNSSCPMSLEATGGCISSINPMQVDQFACKEQQPQPQQFLPPLTFINNEYENYFGSNSNSNVRFEISIGEQQQQQQEMEPISSFDPSWMPLMATPSHIASQQHNQSAETREAQSPFPDLWSSWENWH, encoded by the exons ATGGTTCCAATGGGATTTAAATTCTGCCCTACCGATGAAGAGCTTATCCAAATACTGATACAGAAAGTATCTGGGAATGTCATGGCGCCGTTTGATTTCATTGttgaaagaaatatttataaattagaGCCGCAAGATCTTCAAT GGATTCAAAGCGCGGCCTTAAACAATAACGAAAGGTATTACTACTGTAAGAGGGAGAGTGATTCTAGAGAGGTGTCGGGTCGAGGATGGTGGAAGGCCACCAGTCATGTCAAGACAATTTCTGCTAATGGACGAGTGGTGGGTTACAAAAGGCCCTTAACATTTCACAGGTTTAGGGATAACGGAAGAAAGCGCAAAGGTGCGATCAAGACTGACTGGATCATGCATGAATATGCCCTTCACTCTATTCCAACG GACTGGAGACTCTGTAAGATTAAGtacaaaggaaaagaaaggctTGAAGAAGACATGGAAAATATCAGAAACAGTTCTTGTCCAATGAGTTTAGAAGCTACAGGTGGCTGTATTAGTTCCATAAATCCCATGCAGGTGGATCAGTTTGCTTGTAAGGAACAGCAGCCGCAGCCGCAGCAATTTCTGCCGCCATTAACCTTTATTAACAATgagtatgaaaattattttgggtCAAACTCAAACTCAAACGTGAGATTTGAAATATCGATTGGtgagcagcagcagcagcagcaggaAATGGAGCCAATCTCCTCATTTGATCCAAGTTGGATGCCGCTGATGGCTACACCAAGCCACATTGCATCCCAACAACACAACCAATCGGCTGAGACCAGGGAAGCTCAATCTCCATTTCCAGACCTGTGGTCCAGCTGGGAGAATTGGCATTGA
- the LOC18602547 gene encoding gamma-secretase subunit APH1-like isoform X1 codes for MTVTAGIGYALLALGPSLSLFVSVISKKPFLILTLLSSTLVWLISLIILSGIWRAFLPLKSTTWWPFAILIFSSVAFQEGLRLLFWKVYKRLEDILDAFADRVSKPRLYLTDKMQIALAGGLGHGVAHAVFFCVSLLTPAFGPATYFVDRCSQIPFFLVSAIIALAFVTIHTFSMVIAFNGYAEGNKVDQLFVPSVHLAAGMMTLINFASGGCIIGIPLLFLMAILTLMHCGRMVWRSLTENQRQGNS; via the exons ATGACAGTAACGGCAGGGATAGGGTACGCGTTGCTGGCGTTAGGACCGTCTCTCTCACTCTTCGTCTCTGTTATCTCCAAAAAACCCTTCCTGATCCTCACTCTCCTCTCCAG TACGTTGGTTTGGCTTATAAGTTTGATAATATTATCTGGAATATGGAGAGCTTTCCTTCCTTTGAAATCAACAACATGGTGGCCCTTTGCAATTCTTATATTCTCATCCGTTGCCTTTCAGGAAGGACTTCGCCTTCTTTTCTGGAAAGTTTACAA GAGATTAGAAGACATATTGGATGCTTTTGCTGATAGGGTCTCAAAGCCACGCCTATATCTGACGGATAAGATGCAAATTGCTCTAG CTGGCGGGTTAGGTCATGGTGTGGCACATGCAGTGTTCTTTTGTGTTAGCCTCTTAACACCGGCATTTGGTCCAGCAACCTATTTTGTTGATAGGTGTTCACAGATACcatttttccttgtttctG CAATCATTGCTCTTGCATTTGTAACGATTCACACTTTCTCAATGGTTATTGCATTTAATGGGTATGCTGAAGGGAATAAAGTGGACCAACTTTTTGTTCCCTCAGTCCATCTTGCTGCTGGAATGATG ACTTTGATAAATTTTGCATCTGGTGGCTGCATTATTGGGATTCCTCTTCTCTTCTTGATGGCAATCTTGACATTGATGCACTGTGGGAGGATGGTGTGGAGAAGTTTAACTGAAAACCAAAGGCAAGGTAATTCATAA
- the LOC18602547 gene encoding gamma-secretase subunit APH1-like isoform X2: MTVTAGIGYALLALGPSLSLFVSVISKKPFLILTLLSSTLVWLISLIILSGIWRAFLPLKSTTWWPFAILIFSSVAFQEGLRLLFWKVYKRLEDILDAFADRVSKPRLYLTDKMQIALAGGLGHGVAHAVFFCVSLLTPAFGPATYFVDRCSQIPFFLVSAIIALAFVTIHTFSMVIAFNGYAEGNKVDQLFVPSVHLAAGMMKDQCYKQALMLVVCKQAELQEGFSCWSLEGTMFSLL; encoded by the exons ATGACAGTAACGGCAGGGATAGGGTACGCGTTGCTGGCGTTAGGACCGTCTCTCTCACTCTTCGTCTCTGTTATCTCCAAAAAACCCTTCCTGATCCTCACTCTCCTCTCCAG TACGTTGGTTTGGCTTATAAGTTTGATAATATTATCTGGAATATGGAGAGCTTTCCTTCCTTTGAAATCAACAACATGGTGGCCCTTTGCAATTCTTATATTCTCATCCGTTGCCTTTCAGGAAGGACTTCGCCTTCTTTTCTGGAAAGTTTACAA GAGATTAGAAGACATATTGGATGCTTTTGCTGATAGGGTCTCAAAGCCACGCCTATATCTGACGGATAAGATGCAAATTGCTCTAG CTGGCGGGTTAGGTCATGGTGTGGCACATGCAGTGTTCTTTTGTGTTAGCCTCTTAACACCGGCATTTGGTCCAGCAACCTATTTTGTTGATAGGTGTTCACAGATACcatttttccttgtttctG CAATCATTGCTCTTGCATTTGTAACGATTCACACTTTCTCAATGGTTATTGCATTTAATGGGTATGCTGAAGGGAATAAAGTGGACCAACTTTTTGTTCCCTCAGTCCATCTTGCTGCTGGAATGATG AAGGACCAGTGCTACAAGCAAGCTCTCATGTTGGTTGTTTGTAAACAAGCCGAATTACAAGAAGGTTTTTCCTGTTGGTCATTGGAAGGCACCATGTTCAGTTTGCTATAA
- the LOC18602548 gene encoding endonuclease III homolog 1, chloroplastic isoform X2, with the protein MYAVPRSFPLGFGVGLGGMKLNSKMPKTRLAFKTLSSSSTTEVPSSDPNPGSETTDNVSVPAVRVFTRKKRVKKTVDVVQEIPKAENKGLKLCGLPDIEEFAYKKVDGPSLSGNAPANWEKVLEGIRKMRSAEDAPVDTMGCEKAGSVLPPKERRFAVLISSLLSSQTKDHVTHGAIQRLIQNCLMTPDAIDKADEATIKDLIYPVGFYTRKAINVKKIAKICLMKYDGDIPSSLEELLLLPGIGPKMAHLVMNIAWDDVQGICVDTHVHRICNRLGWVSRPGTKQKTLYPEETRVALQQWLPKEEWVPINPLLVGFGQTICTPLRPQCEVCSITEFCPSAFKETSSPSSKVKKSGVTKKLSSS; encoded by the exons ATGTATGCTGTACCCAGAAGTTTTCCACTTGGATTTGGCGTTGGCTTGGGAGGAATGAAATTGAACAGCAAAATGCCAAAAACAAGACTCGCCTTCAAAACcctttcatcatcatcaacaactGAAGTTCCTTCTTCAGACCCAAACCCAG GTTCTGAAACAACGGACAACGTTTCTGTGCCAGCAGTTCGAGTTTTTACAAGGAAAAAGAGGGTTAAAAAGACAGTGGATGTTGTACAAGAGATTCCCAAAGCAGAAAATAAGGGCCTTAAG CTGTGTGGCCTACCAGACATAGAGGAATTTGCATACAAGAAGGTAGATGGTCCTTCTCTGTCTG GCAATGCACCTGCTAACTGGGAAAAAGTTCTTGAAGGAATCCGTAAAATGAGGTCTGCAGAAGATGCACCTGTAGACACTATGGGATGTGAGAAAGCTGGCAGTGTTCTTCCTCCTAAG GAAAGAAGGTTTGCTGTCCTGATATCTTCACTACTATCCAGCCAAACGAAAGATCATGTTACTCATG GTGCAATTCAACGTCTCATTCAGAATTGTCTTATGACTCCCGATGCCATTGATAAAGCTGATGAAGCAACTATTAAGGACTTGATCTACCCG gTTGGGTTTTATACAAGGAAAGCTATTAATGTGAAGAAAATTGCAAAAATCTGTCTCATGAAGTATGATGGGGACATACCAAGCTCATTGGAGGAATTACTCTTACTTCCAGGGATAGGCCCTAAGATGGCTCATTTG GTTATGAATATTGCATGGGATGATGTTCAAGGGATATGTGTAGATACTCATGTGCACCGCATTTGCAATCGGCTTGGATGGGTGTCTCGGCCAGGCACAAAACAG AAAACTTTATATCCGGAGGAAACAAGAGTGGCATTGCAACAGTGGCTTCCAAAGGAGGAATGGGTCCCAATTAACCCTCTTTTG GTGGGATTTGGCCAGACAATTTGTACTCCACTCAGGCCACAGTGTGAAGTCTGCAGCATTACTGAGTTTTGCCCGTCTGCATTCAAGGAAACTTCAAGCCCGTCCTCCAAAGTAAAAAAGTCTGGTGTTACAAAAAAGCTTTCATCAAGTTAG
- the LOC18602548 gene encoding endonuclease III homolog 1, chloroplastic isoform X1 → MYAVPRSFPLGFGVGLGGMKLNSKMPKTRLAFKTLSSSSTTEVPSSDPNPGSETTDNVSVPAVRVFTRKKRVKKTVDVVQEIPKAENKGLKLCGLPDIEEFAYKKVDGPSLSGKSKSTSDEINVGTGIASPVGIGGNAPANWEKVLEGIRKMRSAEDAPVDTMGCEKAGSVLPPKERRFAVLISSLLSSQTKDHVTHGAIQRLIQNCLMTPDAIDKADEATIKDLIYPVGFYTRKAINVKKIAKICLMKYDGDIPSSLEELLLLPGIGPKMAHLVMNIAWDDVQGICVDTHVHRICNRLGWVSRPGTKQKTLYPEETRVALQQWLPKEEWVPINPLLVGFGQTICTPLRPQCEVCSITEFCPSAFKETSSPSSKVKKSGVTKKLSSS, encoded by the exons ATGTATGCTGTACCCAGAAGTTTTCCACTTGGATTTGGCGTTGGCTTGGGAGGAATGAAATTGAACAGCAAAATGCCAAAAACAAGACTCGCCTTCAAAACcctttcatcatcatcaacaactGAAGTTCCTTCTTCAGACCCAAACCCAG GTTCTGAAACAACGGACAACGTTTCTGTGCCAGCAGTTCGAGTTTTTACAAGGAAAAAGAGGGTTAAAAAGACAGTGGATGTTGTACAAGAGATTCCCAAAGCAGAAAATAAGGGCCTTAAG CTGTGTGGCCTACCAGACATAGAGGAATTTGCATACAAGAAGGTAGATGGTCCTTCTCTGTCTG GGAAGTCAAAGTCCACATCTGATGAGATTAATGTGGGAACTGGTATTGCTTCCCCAGTTGGAATAGGAG GCAATGCACCTGCTAACTGGGAAAAAGTTCTTGAAGGAATCCGTAAAATGAGGTCTGCAGAAGATGCACCTGTAGACACTATGGGATGTGAGAAAGCTGGCAGTGTTCTTCCTCCTAAG GAAAGAAGGTTTGCTGTCCTGATATCTTCACTACTATCCAGCCAAACGAAAGATCATGTTACTCATG GTGCAATTCAACGTCTCATTCAGAATTGTCTTATGACTCCCGATGCCATTGATAAAGCTGATGAAGCAACTATTAAGGACTTGATCTACCCG gTTGGGTTTTATACAAGGAAAGCTATTAATGTGAAGAAAATTGCAAAAATCTGTCTCATGAAGTATGATGGGGACATACCAAGCTCATTGGAGGAATTACTCTTACTTCCAGGGATAGGCCCTAAGATGGCTCATTTG GTTATGAATATTGCATGGGATGATGTTCAAGGGATATGTGTAGATACTCATGTGCACCGCATTTGCAATCGGCTTGGATGGGTGTCTCGGCCAGGCACAAAACAG AAAACTTTATATCCGGAGGAAACAAGAGTGGCATTGCAACAGTGGCTTCCAAAGGAGGAATGGGTCCCAATTAACCCTCTTTTG GTGGGATTTGGCCAGACAATTTGTACTCCACTCAGGCCACAGTGTGAAGTCTGCAGCATTACTGAGTTTTGCCCGTCTGCATTCAAGGAAACTTCAAGCCCGTCCTCCAAAGTAAAAAAGTCTGGTGTTACAAAAAAGCTTTCATCAAGTTAG
- the LOC18602547 gene encoding gamma-secretase subunit APH1-like isoform X3, with protein sequence MTVTAGIGYALLALGPSLSLFVSVISKKPFLILTLLSSTLVWLISLIILSGIWRAFLPLKSTTWWPFAILIFSSVAFQEGLRLLFWKVYKRLEDILDAFADRVSKPRLYLTDKMQIALAGGLGHGVAHAVFFCVSLLTPAFGPATYFVDRCSQIPFFLVSAIIALAFVTIHTFSMVIAFNGYAEGNKVDQLFVPSVHLAAGMMVGTNMVGSHKDCDLGFKEEENLV encoded by the exons ATGACAGTAACGGCAGGGATAGGGTACGCGTTGCTGGCGTTAGGACCGTCTCTCTCACTCTTCGTCTCTGTTATCTCCAAAAAACCCTTCCTGATCCTCACTCTCCTCTCCAG TACGTTGGTTTGGCTTATAAGTTTGATAATATTATCTGGAATATGGAGAGCTTTCCTTCCTTTGAAATCAACAACATGGTGGCCCTTTGCAATTCTTATATTCTCATCCGTTGCCTTTCAGGAAGGACTTCGCCTTCTTTTCTGGAAAGTTTACAA GAGATTAGAAGACATATTGGATGCTTTTGCTGATAGGGTCTCAAAGCCACGCCTATATCTGACGGATAAGATGCAAATTGCTCTAG CTGGCGGGTTAGGTCATGGTGTGGCACATGCAGTGTTCTTTTGTGTTAGCCTCTTAACACCGGCATTTGGTCCAGCAACCTATTTTGTTGATAGGTGTTCACAGATACcatttttccttgtttctG CAATCATTGCTCTTGCATTTGTAACGATTCACACTTTCTCAATGGTTATTGCATTTAATGGGTATGCTGAAGGGAATAAAGTGGACCAACTTTTTGTTCCCTCAGTCCATCTTGCTGCTGGAATGATG GTAGGCACAAATATGGTTGGAAGTCACAAGGATTGTGATCTCGGTtttaaagaagaagagaatCTTGTTTAA